TTTACACATTTAAACTTTATCCACAATTTGTGAATAACTTGTGGACAGTTATACTCACATGTGGGTAAACAGTTGTCCACATATGCTATTTTTGTCGAAAACTCTATCTCGTATACAAACAACGTTTTTAGGTTTTAAAATACGTTTCGTATAAATATACATTGAAGTTCAAAGGGGTTGTACATTTGTTGCACAACCTTATTCTTTTATCATGTTCGCAAAGGAGGGACACCCTTGGAAAATATCGCTGATTTATGGAATAGTGCGTTAACGGAATTGGAAAAGAAGGTAAGTAAACCAAGTTATGAAACATGGCTCAAATCAACAAAAGCACATGCTTTAAAAAAAGATACACTAACCATTATAGCTCCCAATGAATTTGCCCGTGACTGGTTAGAATCTCACTATTCAGAGCTAATTTCAGAAACAATTTATGATATAACAGGAGCAAAGTTGAATATTCGTTTTATTATTCCTCAAAGTCAAACTGAAGAGGAGGTTGACTATCCTCCTGCAAAAGCAAAAAAGATGAATGATGAGTCCAATCATCTGCCACAAAGTATGTTAAATCCAAAATATACTTTTGATACATTTGTTATTGGATCTGGTAATCGTTTTGCTCACGCAGCTTCACTCGCTGTAGCTGAAGCACCAGCGAAAGCATATAATCCCCTATTTATTTACGGGGGCGTCGGACTTGGCAAAACCCACTTAATGCATGCAATTGGACATTATGTGATCGAACATAACCCAAACGCAAAAGTCGTTTATTTATCATCTGAAAAATTTACAAATGAATTTATTAATTCGATTCGTGATAATAAAGCGGTGGACTTTCGAAATAAATACCGAAATGTAGATGTTTTATTAATAGATGATATTCAATTCCTTGCCGGAAAAGAACAAACGCAA
The window above is part of the Bacillus cytotoxicus NVH 391-98 genome. Proteins encoded here:
- the dnaA gene encoding chromosomal replication initiator protein DnaA gives rise to the protein MENIADLWNSALTELEKKVSKPSYETWLKSTKAHALKKDTLTIIAPNEFARDWLESHYSELISETIYDITGAKLNIRFIIPQSQTEEEVDYPPAKAKKMNDESNHLPQSMLNPKYTFDTFVIGSGNRFAHAASLAVAEAPAKAYNPLFIYGGVGLGKTHLMHAIGHYVIEHNPNAKVVYLSSEKFTNEFINSIRDNKAVDFRNKYRNVDVLLIDDIQFLAGKEQTQEEFFHTFNALHEESKQIVISSDRPPKEIPTLEDRLRSRFEWGLITDITPPDLETRIAILRKKAKAEGLDIPNEVMIYIANQIDSNIRELEGALIRVVAYSSLINKDINADLAAEALKDIIPNSKPKIISIYDIQKAVGDVYQVKLEDFKAKKRTKSVAFPRQIAMYLSRELTDSSLPKIGEEFGGRDHTTVIHAHEKISRLLKTDTQLQKQIEEINDILK